A genome region from candidate division TA06 bacterium includes the following:
- a CDS encoding rRNA pseudouridine synthase: MEQKVRLNKFLSQCGAASRRQADELIAAGQVAVNGKKVTELGTAILPSRSTVRVGGKHINPPKAHQYWVFNKPRGYLCSRGDPFGRPTIYDAVPFYLKNLKYAGRLDLDSEGLMIMTDDGELIEQLTHPKNQIKRTYVVWVQGLVQKSELDKLKQGVKYEGEKYAPAPAKVLRYDQRSQNTFLEISIREGKKREIKMMIRAVGRQVLELKRITFGPVRLEYLPLGQARRMTDEELAQLKRGRKE, translated from the coding sequence GCCGATGAGCTGATCGCCGCCGGCCAGGTTGCGGTCAACGGGAAAAAAGTGACCGAGCTGGGCACGGCGATACTTCCCTCCCGCAGCACGGTCAGGGTCGGGGGCAAGCACATCAACCCGCCCAAGGCGCACCAATACTGGGTCTTCAACAAGCCCAGGGGCTACCTCTGCAGCCGGGGCGACCCTTTTGGCCGGCCCACCATCTACGATGCAGTACCATTCTACCTGAAGAACTTGAAATACGCCGGGCGCCTGGACTTAGACAGCGAGGGCCTGATGATAATGACCGACGACGGCGAGCTGATAGAACAATTGACCCATCCTAAAAATCAGATTAAACGGACCTACGTGGTCTGGGTGCAGGGCCTGGTGCAGAAGTCCGAGCTAGACAAACTGAAACAGGGGGTGAAATACGAGGGTGAAAAATACGCCCCGGCCCCGGCCAAGGTGCTGCGCTACGACCAGCGGTCCCAAAACACTTTTCTGGAGATCAGCATCCGGGAGGGCAAGAAGCGCGAGATCAAGATGATGATCCGGGCGGTGGGGCGCCAGGTGCTGGAGCTTAAAAGGATAACCTTCGGGCCGGTACGGCTGGAATACCTGCCGCTGGGCCAGGCCCGGCGGATGACGGACGAGGAGCTGGCCCAACTGAAAAGAGGGCGGAAGGAATGA
- a CDS encoding branched-chain amino acid aminotransferase produces the protein MNIQTTLLPKEKLKPLYSDPLKLQFGRTFTDYMFTMSFNRKLGWHNPEIKPYQPLALDPAANVFHYSQEVFEGQKAYKSPDGRILLFRPEENAKRLNNSMRRICMPEIPVEDIIQAVCELVKLEERWIPAAEGCSLYIRPTVIGTEAALGVKASDEYLFYIILSPVGPYFPEGFNPVGLWVSDSFTRAALGGTGEAKTGGNYAASLLASQQAKDRGYSQVLWLDAKEHRYIEEVGAMNIFFVVENVLVTPPLSGSILSGITRRSVLRLAEDLGLRTEQRLITIDEAVDGIRFQKVTEVFAAGTAAVISPVGKINYKGQEYVVGKKAGPWAKKFFETLTGIQTGRLPDKHGWVYPVK, from the coding sequence ATGAACATTCAAACCACCCTGCTGCCAAAAGAAAAATTGAAACCCCTCTATTCCGATCCCTTAAAGCTTCAGTTCGGACGCACCTTTACCGATTACATGTTTACCATGTCCTTCAACCGTAAACTGGGCTGGCACAACCCCGAGATCAAGCCCTACCAGCCGCTGGCCCTGGACCCGGCGGCCAATGTCTTCCACTACAGCCAGGAGGTCTTTGAAGGACAGAAGGCCTACAAGTCCCCGGACGGAAGGATTCTGCTTTTCCGTCCCGAGGAGAACGCCAAAAGGCTGAACAATTCAATGCGCCGGATCTGCATGCCTGAGATCCCGGTGGAGGATATCATTCAGGCGGTCTGCGAGCTGGTGAAGCTGGAGGAGCGCTGGATTCCCGCCGCCGAGGGCTGCTCGCTTTACATCCGGCCGACCGTGATCGGCACCGAGGCCGCGCTGGGGGTCAAGGCCTCAGATGAATACTTGTTCTACATCATTCTCTCGCCCGTCGGTCCTTATTTCCCCGAGGGTTTCAACCCGGTGGGCCTGTGGGTCTCGGACAGCTTTACCCGGGCGGCCTTGGGCGGCACCGGCGAGGCCAAGACCGGCGGCAATTATGCGGCCAGTCTGCTGGCTTCCCAGCAGGCCAAGGACCGGGGTTACAGTCAGGTGCTGTGGTTAGACGCCAAGGAACACCGCTATATCGAAGAAGTGGGCGCCATGAACATCTTTTTTGTGGTGGAAAATGTGCTGGTCACCCCTCCCCTCTCCGGCAGCATCTTAAGCGGCATCACCCGGCGCTCGGTTTTAAGACTGGCCGAGGACCTGGGCTTAAGAACCGAACAGCGTTTGATAACAATAGATGAAGCGGTAGACGGCATCCGCTTTCAGAAAGTAACCGAAGTGTTCGCGGCCGGCACCGCCGCGGTGATCAGCCCGGTGGGCAAGATAAACTACAAGGGCCAGGAATACGTGGTGGGCAAGAAGGCCGGGCCCTGGGCCAAAAAGTTTTTTGAGACCCTGACCGGCATCCAGACCGGCCGGCTGCCGGACAAGCACGGCTGGGTCTATCCGGTAAAATAG